In Streptomyces hawaiiensis, one genomic interval encodes:
- a CDS encoding thioesterase II family protein — protein MSAAMSSAPSEAAQLWLRGLDSRRQTARYRLFVFPHAGAGASSYQLAEHFPDSVEVCSVQLPGRENRFVEPPLLSVEAVVDELAPLISGRSELPFGFFGHSMGALLAFALANRLRNTGAPLPTRLFLSALRAPHLPDREPLHHLSDADLLARLRRSEFVGLDPELQELLLPTVRADLTVCETYEHRHQAPLPCPFTVLGGDRDDSVREPELAAWRAHTSAEFELRMFPGDHLYVRGAEQQLVESIARTLPVRR, from the coding sequence ATGAGCGCGGCCATGTCCTCCGCACCGAGCGAGGCCGCGCAGCTGTGGCTGCGCGGCCTGGACAGCCGGCGGCAGACCGCCCGCTACCGTCTGTTCGTCTTCCCGCACGCCGGTGCCGGCGCCTCCTCCTACCAGCTGGCCGAACACTTCCCGGACAGCGTCGAGGTCTGCTCCGTACAACTGCCGGGGCGGGAGAACCGCTTCGTCGAGCCGCCTCTGCTGTCCGTGGAAGCCGTTGTGGACGAGCTGGCGCCGCTGATATCCGGGCGCTCGGAACTGCCGTTCGGCTTCTTCGGGCACAGCATGGGCGCGCTGCTCGCCTTTGCGCTGGCGAACCGCCTCCGGAACACGGGCGCACCGCTCCCCACCCGGCTGTTCCTGTCGGCCCTGCGCGCCCCCCATCTGCCGGACCGGGAGCCCCTGCACCACCTGTCGGACGCCGATCTCCTGGCCCGGTTGAGGCGTTCGGAGTTCGTGGGCCTCGACCCCGAGTTGCAGGAGCTGCTGCTGCCCACGGTGCGCGCGGACCTCACCGTGTGCGAGACGTACGAGCACCGGCACCAAGCGCCGTTGCCCTGCCCGTTCACCGTGCTCGGCGGTGACCGGGACGACTCGGTCCGCGAGCCGGAGCTGGCCGCCTGGCGCGCGCACACCTCCGCCGAGTTCGAGCTGCGGATGTTCCCGGGAGATCACCTCTATGTACGCGGCGCAGAGCAGCAGCTCGTCGAATCGATAGCGCGCACCCTTCCCGTCCGGCGTTGA
- a CDS encoding MbtH family protein, protein MSAAEDRYLVVVNHEEQYSIWLADRDIPMGWRPVGEAGTKRECLAHIEHVWTDLTPLSVRMSLSEPAAKDPSR, encoded by the coding sequence ATGAGTGCTGCGGAAGACCGCTACCTGGTCGTCGTCAACCACGAGGAGCAGTACTCGATCTGGCTCGCCGACCGTGACATCCCCATGGGCTGGCGGCCGGTGGGCGAGGCCGGCACGAAGCGGGAATGCCTCGCCCACATAGAGCACGTGTGGACCGACCTGACCCCGCTGTCCGTCCGTATGTCCCTGTCCGAGCCGGCGGCCAAGGACCCGTCGCGATGA